A genomic segment from Salvia splendens isolate huo1 chromosome 13, SspV2, whole genome shotgun sequence encodes:
- the LOC121761228 gene encoding protein ASPARTIC PROTEASE IN GUARD CELL 1-like, translating to MLLHLHTQIQTMSINHKPISLSLTILILSLLLISPPSSCNTNFQIFDVSNSLQQTRHIFSQSSLQQQNHHHHITASPPPSLSLPLHSLSSAAANNNHNYTSLTLSRLARDQSRLRHLLSKINPKSKNPNLKFPVTSGFRQGTGEYLARIGVGRPAKQFYMAIDTGSDVSWLQCRPCATCYTQSDPIFNPINSATYKSLPCTSRQCAALDSSACLRGNCLYQVSYGDGSSTVGTFATETISVGEQALTVAIGCGHDNEGLFAGSAGILGLGGGSLSLPSQIKAASFSYCLVDRDSESSSTLDFNSTVPADSIVAPMLKNPQIKTYLYVRLTGISVGGRAIPIRRGAFAIGWRGRGGVIVDSGTTVTRFPAAVYSALRNAFRNMTGEMRRGGEFSILDTCYDLSGLNSVKVPTVSFRFSGGKKLPLRAENYLMPVDGRGKFCLAFAGTEESLSIIGNIQQQGTRVTFDLANKKIGFSPNKC from the coding sequence ATGCTCCTTCATCTCCATACCCAAATCCAAACCATGTCTATCAACCACAAgcctatttctctctctctcaccattttaattttatcCCTCCTCCTAATCTCTCCACCTTCATCATGCAACACCAACTTCCAAATCTTCGACGTCTCAAATTCACTACAACAAACTCGCCACATCTTCTCTCAATCATCACTCCAACAAcaaaaccaccaccaccacatcACCGCCTCTCCTCCTCCCTCCCTCTCCCTACCCCTCCACTCcctctcctccgccgccgccaacAACAACCACAACTACACCTCCCTCACCCTCTCCCGCCTCGCCCGCGACCAATCCCGCCTCCGCCACCTCCTCTccaaaatcaatcccaaatccAAAAACCCTAACTTAAAATTCCCGGTCACCTCGGGATTCAGGCAAGGTACTGGCGAGTACCTCGCCCGAATCGGAGTAGGCCGGCCCGCCAAACAATTCTACATGGCGATCGACACCGGCAGTGACGTCAGCTGGCTCCAGTGCCGCCCCTGCGCGACTTGCTACACACAATCCGACCCCATCTTCAACCCTATCAACTCCGCCACCTACAAATCCCTCCCCTGCACCTCCCGCCAATGCGCCGCGCTCGATTCCTCCGCTTGCTTAAGAGGAAACTGCTTATACCAAGTATCCTACGGCGACGGTTCCTCCACCGTCGGAACCTTCGCCACCGAGACAATCTCCGTCGGCGAACAAGCCTTGACCGTCGCAATCGGCTGCGGCCACGACAATGAAGGCCTATTCGCCGGCTCCGCCGGAATCCTAGGCCTCGGCGGCGGCTCTTTATCTCTTCCTTCCCAAATCAAAGCGGCCTCATTCTCGTACTGTCTAGTCGACCGCGATTCAGAGTCGTCTTCCACTCTCGATTTCAATTCCACCGTGCCGGCGGATTCAATCGTCGCGCCGATGCTGAAAAACCCCCAAATAAAAACCTACCTCTACGTCAGACTCACCGGGATCAGCGTCGGCGGGAGAGCGATCCCGATCCGGCGCGGCGCGTTTGCGATCGGGTGGCGGGGGAGGGGAGGGGTGATCGTGGACTCGGGGACGACGGTGACGAGATTTCCGGCGGCGGTTTATTCGGCGCTGCGAAACGCGTTCAGGAACATGACGGGGGAGATGCGGCGCGGCGGCGAGTTCTCGATTCTGGACACGTGTTACGATCTCTCTGGGTTGAATTCGGTCAAAGTGCCGACGGTGTCGTTTCGGTTCAGTGGCGGGAAGAAGCTGCCGCTGCGGGCGGAGAACTACCTGATGCCGGTGGATGGGAGAGGGAAATTCTGCCTTGCGTTTGCGGGGACGGAGGAGTCGCTGTCGATCATCGGGAATATTCAGCAGCAGGGGACACGTGTCACTTTTGACCTTGCTAATAAGAAAATTGGATTTAGCCCTAATAAATGCTAG
- the LOC121762420 gene encoding protein ASPARTIC PROTEASE IN GUARD CELL 1-like, with the protein MAPHFLSLNLASFIIFSLILTSSAADDDLQFEFMDAAAALNQARQVFSPPNTPATTVLPQQQLDGSPSLSLTIHPRSSLPSARPTAANYTALTLSRLARDQSRVHSLLLRHSLSLSRSRSSASEFSPQQFQSPVTSGIRLGSGEYFARIGVGRPSKDFYMVVDTGSDISWLQCQPCSTCYDQADPIFNPSASASYRSLPCASPQCSALEVSACRTDSCLYQVSYGDGSYTVGNFATETVTFGATGSVPNVAIGCGHHNEGLFAGAAGLLGLGGGTLSLNSQIKAASFSYCLVNRDSSSSSTLEFNSARAADAVLAPLLTNPRINTYHFVALTGINVGGRPVNFSPDLLAIGGGGRGGVIIDSGTAVTRLRSEVYNSVRDAFAGMARDLPAASGFSLFDTCYDLSRMTTVRVPTVSLQFAGGKAVALRPSNFLIPVDDGGKYCFAFAGTSGSLSIIGNVQQQGTRVSYDLANKVIGFSPNKC; encoded by the exons ATGGCccctcactttctctctctcaaccTAGCCTCCTTCATTATCTTCTCTCTCATCCTCACCTCTTCTGCCGCCGATGACGACCTCCAATTCGAGTTCATGGACGCCGCTGCCGCCCTCAACCAAGCCCGTCAAGTCTTCTCCCCTCCAAACACTCCAGCGACAACCGTACTACCACAGCAACAACTAGACGgctccccctctctctccctaACCATCCACCCCCGCTCCTCCCTCCCCTCCGCCCGCCCCACCGCCGCCAACTACACCGCCCTCACCCTCTCCCGCCTCGCCCGCGACCAATCCCGCGTCCACTCCCTCCTCCTCCGccactccctctccctctcccgcTCCCGCTCCTCCGCCTCCGAATTCTCGCCTCAGCAGTTCCAGTCTCCCGTGACCTCCGGCATCCGCCTCGGCAGCGGCGAGTACTTCGCCCGCATCGGCGTCGGCCGCCCTTCCAAGGACTTCTACATGGTCGTCGACACCGGCAGCGACATCAGCTGGCTCCAATGCCAGCCCTGCTCCACCTGCTACGACCAAGCCGACCCCATCTTCAAcccctccgcctccgcctcctacCGCTCCCTCCCCTGCGCCTCCCCCCAGTGCTCCGCCCTCGAAGTCTCCGCCTGCCGCACCGACTCCTGCCTCTATCAG GTGAGCTATGGTGACGGCTCCTACACAGTAGGCAACTTTGCCACTGAGACCGTCACATTCGGCGCCACCGGTTCCGTCCCCAACGTCGCAATCGGCTGCGGCCACCATAACGAGGGGTTATTCGCCGGCGCGGCCGGGCTACTAGGCCTCGGCGGCGGAACCCTATCCCTAAATTCCCAAATCAAAGCGGCCTCATTCTCGTACTGTTTAGTAAACCGCgactcctcttcttcctccactCTCGAATTCAACTCCGCCCGCGCCGCCGACGCCGTCCTCGCTCCGCTTCTCACCAATCCCAGAATCAACACCTACCACTTCGTCGCACTGACCGGAATCAACGTCGGCGGCCGGCCGGTGAACTTCTCCCCGGACCTCCTCGCGATTGGCGGCGGCGGCCGCGGGGGGGTGATCATCGACTCCGGCACGGCGGTGACGCGGCTGAGGTCGGAGGTGTATAACTCGGTGAGAGATGCCTTCGCCGGAATGGCGCGGGATCTGCCGGCGGCGAGCGGATTCTCGCTTTTCGACACGTGCTACGATCTCTCGAGGATGACGACGGTGAGGGTGCCGACGGTGTCGCTGCAGTTcgctggggggaaggcggtggcgCTGCGGCCGAGCAATTTCCTAATTCCTGTCGACGACGGCGGAAAGTACTGCTTTGCGTTCGCGGGGACGAGCGGGTCGCTGTCGATAATCGGCAACGTGCAGCAGCAGGGGACACGTGTCAGTTACGATTTAGCTAATAAAGTTATTGGTTTCAGCCCTAATAAATGCTAG